In Streptomyces sp. NBC_00483, a single window of DNA contains:
- a CDS encoding HelD family protein codes for MQKEQEYIDALYRRVDELRGVTADSVRDAITPVGTGQQALLERDLLVVERSGLLAALNAVEGSLCFGRIDLKGDDDQELGVAHHIGRIGIRADDSERTPMLIDWRAPVARPFYLATGHTPMGLRRRRHLTFDGRTVTELHDEILDLDDSERTGYEDPTGDAVLLAALNSARTGRMGDIVQTIQAEQDRIIRHPHPGVLVVEGGPGTGKTAVALHRAAFLLYEQRELLAKRAVLIVGPNPAFLKYIGEVLPGLGETGVLLSTVGELFPGVRATLKDTPRAATVKGSAAMADSLALAIEDRQRLPEPGAPLVIPHDDGDLILDWEIAYEARQAARDTKLPHNLARPHFAFQVIDALTEQLTERIGADPYGGPNFLGPDDIAQLGKAVASSAEVHAAIEELWPQLTPQDFLADYLAEPTHVSEEDADAIRSARPGEGEWTVGDVPLLDEAAELLGYDDSAERAAAEAAQQERIAYAQGVLDLSKGSETYEFEDEDESEVLAAHDIVDADRVAGWYEEDDHRSAAERAAADRTWAFGHIIVDEAQELSPMAWRLLMRRSPTRSMTLVGDPAQTSEEGSVGAWADILEPYVEDRFEHTRLGVNYRTPSEIMDVAAAVLRGVYPGYEPPSSVRSTGERPWVLRADDVVEAAAKAAVERVPEEGRLAVIAPRRLCEALAARLPGVEVGGEPDLTRHLVLLDPRQAKGLEFDRVIVVEPGEFGVSDLYVALTRATQDLGVVHGGALPGALGEALR; via the coding sequence TTGCAGAAAGAGCAGGAATACATCGACGCGCTCTACAGGCGCGTCGATGAGCTGCGTGGCGTCACCGCGGACTCCGTCCGGGATGCGATCACCCCGGTGGGGACCGGCCAGCAGGCCCTCCTCGAGCGGGATCTGTTGGTCGTCGAGCGTTCGGGGCTGCTCGCCGCGTTGAATGCGGTCGAGGGTTCGCTCTGCTTCGGTCGAATTGACCTCAAGGGCGACGATGATCAAGAACTCGGTGTGGCGCACCACATCGGCCGTATCGGAATTCGCGCCGACGACTCCGAGCGCACGCCGATGCTGATCGACTGGCGGGCCCCCGTCGCCCGGCCTTTCTATCTCGCCACCGGTCATACGCCGATGGGTCTTCGCCGGCGCCGCCATCTCACGTTCGACGGGCGCACGGTCACCGAGCTGCACGACGAGATCCTCGACCTCGACGACTCGGAGCGCACCGGCTACGAGGACCCGACCGGCGACGCCGTGCTGCTCGCCGCCCTGAACTCGGCGCGTACCGGCCGCATGGGCGACATCGTGCAGACGATCCAGGCCGAGCAGGACCGCATCATCCGCCACCCGCACCCGGGCGTGCTCGTCGTCGAGGGCGGGCCCGGCACCGGCAAGACGGCCGTGGCGCTGCACCGCGCCGCGTTCCTGCTGTACGAGCAGCGGGAGCTGCTCGCCAAGCGGGCCGTGCTGATCGTCGGCCCGAACCCGGCGTTCCTGAAGTACATCGGGGAGGTGCTGCCGGGCCTCGGCGAGACCGGGGTGCTGCTCTCCACGGTCGGCGAGCTGTTCCCCGGCGTGCGCGCCACGCTCAAGGACACGCCGCGCGCGGCCACCGTGAAGGGCTCGGCGGCGATGGCCGACAGCCTCGCGCTGGCCATCGAGGACCGGCAGCGGCTGCCCGAGCCCGGCGCCCCGCTGGTGATTCCGCACGACGACGGTGATCTCATTCTTGACTGGGAGATCGCCTACGAGGCGCGGCAGGCGGCCCGTGACACCAAGCTGCCGCACAACCTGGCCCGTCCGCACTTCGCCTTCCAGGTGATCGACGCGCTCACCGAGCAGCTCACCGAGCGGATCGGCGCGGACCCGTACGGCGGTCCGAACTTCCTCGGGCCCGACGACATCGCCCAGCTGGGCAAGGCCGTCGCGTCGAGTGCCGAAGTGCACGCGGCCATCGAGGAGTTGTGGCCCCAGCTGACCCCGCAGGACTTCCTCGCCGACTATCTGGCGGAGCCCACCCATGTGTCGGAGGAGGATGCGGACGCGATCCGCAGTGCCCGGCCGGGCGAAGGTGAGTGGACGGTCGGGGATGTGCCGCTGCTCGATGAGGCCGCCGAGCTGCTCGGGTACGACGACAGCGCCGAGCGGGCCGCCGCGGAGGCGGCGCAGCAGGAGCGGATCGCGTACGCGCAGGGCGTGCTCGACCTCTCCAAGGGCTCGGAGACGTACGAGTTCGAGGACGAGGACGAGTCGGAGGTGCTCGCCGCGCACGACATCGTGGACGCGGACCGGGTCGCCGGCTGGTACGAGGAGGACGACCACCGCAGCGCCGCGGAGCGGGCCGCCGCGGACCGGACCTGGGCGTTCGGGCACATCATTGTCGACGAGGCGCAGGAGCTGTCGCCGATGGCGTGGCGGCTGCTGATGCGGCGGTCGCCGACGCGGTCGATGACGCTCGTCGGGGATCCTGCGCAGACCTCGGAGGAGGGCAGCGTCGGCGCGTGGGCGGACATCCTTGAGCCGTATGTCGAGGACCGCTTCGAGCACACCCGGCTCGGCGTCAACTACCGCACGCCGTCGGAGATCATGGACGTTGCGGCGGCGGTGCTGCGGGGCGTGTATCCGGGGTACGAGCCGCCGTCGTCCGTGCGGTCGACCGGGGAGCGGCCGTGGGTGCTGCGGGCGGATGACGTGGTGGAGGCGGCGGCCAAGGCGGCGGTCGAGCGGGTTCCTGAGGAGGGGCGGCTTGCGGTGATCGCGCCGCGGCGGCTGTGTGAGGCGTTGGCTGCGCGGCTTCCCGGGGTGGAGGTTGGGGGTGAGCCCGATCTCACGCGGCATCTTGTGTTGCTTGATCCGCGGCAGGCCAAGGGGCTCGAGTTCGACCGGGTGATCGTGGTCGAGCCCGGGGAGTTCGGGGTGAGTGATTTGTATGTGGCGCTTACGCGGGCCACGCAGGATCTGGGGGTTGTGCATGGGGGTGCGCTGCCGGGGGCGTTGGGGGAGGCGTTGCGGTAG
- the glgB gene encoding 1,4-alpha-glucan branching enzyme: MATKEAPTVTRRPTLPPPTPPSPVPTDDRTRLLTATHHNPHGVLGAHPTHTGIAFRTWRPYAQHVTVTTPEGLHAELHDDGDGFFTALLQLREVPPAYELEITYGDTTQRIADSYALLPSLGDLDLHLINEGRHEQLWKALGAHPMEHQGIRGTRFTVWAPNARGVRVVGTFNYWDGAAHSMRSLGSSGIWELFVPDIGEGELYKFEITRPDGSKTMRADPLATRTEVPPANSSMVHASHHTWGDDAWLERRTAHPAHESPFSVYEVHLASWRPGLTYRQLAEQLPAYVMDLGFTHVELLPVAEHPFGGSWGYQVTGFYAPTARLGSPDDFKHLIDKLHQAGIGVLMDWVPAHFPRDDWALAEFDGRTLYEHEDPLRSAHPDWGTLEFDYGRKEVRNFLVANALYWCQEFHIDGLRVDAVASMLYLDYSREEGQWTPNQFGGRENLDAVAFLQEMNATLYREVPGVVTIAEESTAWDGVTRATHHIGPGGFGGLGFGLKWNMGWMHDSLDYMSHEPVHRKFHHNEMTFSMVYAYSENYVLPISHDEVVHGKKSLVSKMPGDWWQQRANQRAYMGFMWAHPGKQLLFMGQEFAQGAEWSEAHGPDWWLLDPAYGAEPDHRGVRDLTRDLNKIYREAPALWERDTDPAGFSWITGDAAEDNVFAFLRHAADGTPLLSVSNFSPVVRHDYRLAVPDDVPAWHEILNTDNARYGGGDITNRDPIKPEADQGPTIHLTLPPLATVWLSP; this comes from the coding sequence ATGGCCACCAAGGAGGCCCCCACCGTGACCCGCCGCCCAACCCTGCCCCCGCCCACACCCCCGTCCCCCGTCCCCACGGACGACCGCACACGGCTGCTGACCGCAACCCACCACAACCCCCACGGAGTACTCGGCGCACACCCCACCCACACCGGCATCGCCTTCCGCACCTGGCGCCCCTACGCCCAACACGTCACCGTCACCACCCCGGAGGGCCTGCACGCCGAACTCCACGACGACGGCGACGGCTTCTTCACCGCCCTGCTCCAACTCCGCGAGGTCCCACCCGCGTACGAGCTGGAGATCACGTACGGCGACACCACCCAGCGGATCGCGGACTCCTACGCCCTGCTCCCCTCCCTCGGCGACCTCGACCTGCACCTGATCAACGAGGGCCGCCACGAGCAACTCTGGAAGGCGCTCGGCGCCCACCCCATGGAGCACCAGGGCATCCGAGGGACCCGCTTCACGGTGTGGGCGCCCAACGCCAGGGGCGTCCGCGTCGTCGGCACCTTCAACTACTGGGACGGCGCGGCCCACAGCATGCGCTCGCTCGGCTCATCGGGCATCTGGGAACTCTTCGTCCCCGACATCGGCGAGGGCGAACTCTACAAATTCGAGATAACCCGCCCCGACGGCAGCAAAACGATGCGCGCCGACCCGCTGGCCACCCGCACCGAGGTGCCCCCGGCCAACTCCTCGATGGTGCACGCCTCCCACCACACGTGGGGCGACGACGCCTGGCTGGAGCGACGCACCGCGCACCCCGCCCACGAGTCCCCGTTCTCGGTGTACGAGGTGCACCTCGCGTCCTGGCGCCCCGGCCTCACCTACCGGCAACTGGCCGAACAACTCCCGGCCTATGTAATGGACTTGGGCTTCACGCACGTCGAGCTTCTCCCGGTCGCCGAGCACCCCTTCGGCGGCTCCTGGGGCTACCAGGTCACCGGCTTCTACGCGCCGACGGCCCGCCTCGGCAGCCCCGACGACTTCAAGCACCTGATCGACAAGCTCCACCAGGCAGGCATCGGCGTCCTCATGGACTGGGTCCCCGCCCACTTCCCACGCGACGACTGGGCATTGGCGGAATTCGACGGCCGCACCCTCTACGAACACGAGGACCCACTCCGCTCCGCCCACCCCGACTGGGGCACCCTCGAATTCGACTACGGCCGCAAGGAGGTCCGCAACTTCCTTGTGGCGAACGCCCTTTACTGGTGCCAGGAGTTCCACATCGACGGCCTGCGGGTCGACGCGGTCGCCTCGATGCTCTACCTCGACTACTCACGCGAGGAGGGCCAGTGGACGCCGAACCAGTTCGGCGGCCGCGAGAACCTCGACGCCGTCGCCTTCCTCCAGGAGATGAACGCCACCCTGTACCGGGAGGTGCCGGGCGTGGTCACGATCGCCGAGGAGTCGACGGCCTGGGACGGCGTCACCCGCGCCACCCACCACATCGGGCCTGGCGGCTTCGGCGGCCTCGGCTTCGGCCTGAAGTGGAACATGGGCTGGATGCACGACTCGCTCGACTACATGAGCCACGAGCCGGTGCACCGCAAGTTCCACCACAACGAGATGACGTTCTCGATGGTGTACGCGTACAGCGAGAACTACGTGCTGCCCATCTCCCACGACGAGGTCGTGCACGGCAAGAAGTCCCTGGTCTCCAAGATGCCCGGCGACTGGTGGCAGCAACGCGCCAACCAGCGCGCGTACATGGGCTTCATGTGGGCCCACCCGGGCAAGCAACTCCTCTTCATGGGACAGGAGTTCGCGCAGGGCGCCGAATGGTCGGAGGCACACGGCCCCGACTGGTGGCTGCTCGACCCCGCGTACGGCGCCGAACCCGACCACCGCGGCGTACGGGACCTCACCCGCGACCTCAACAAGATCTACCGCGAGGCCCCGGCCCTCTGGGAACGGGACACCGACCCGGCCGGCTTCTCCTGGATCACCGGCGACGCGGCCGAGGACAACGTCTTCGCGTTCCTCCGCCACGCAGCGGACGGCACCCCGCTCCTGTCGGTCTCGAACTTCTCCCCGGTGGTCCGCCACGACTACCGCCTCGCCGTCCCCGACGACGTACCGGCCTGGCACGAAATCCTCAACACGGACAACGCCCGCTACGGCGGCGGCGACATCACAAACCGCGACCCGATCAAACCGGAAGCCGACCAGGGCCCAACCATCCACCTCACACTGCCCCCCTTGGCAACAGTCTGGCTCAGCCCCTGA
- a CDS encoding alpha-1,4-glucan--maltose-1-phosphate maltosyltransferase → MPAKRSPSHASRTPRKPATPRATMGRIPIRDVRPVVEGGRRPAKAVAGETFLVTATVFREGHDAVAANVVLRGPDGEPGPWTPMRELAPGTDRWGAEVTPDAPGRWTYRVEAWGDPVTTWRHTAKIKIPAGIDSELVLEDGALLHERAAKGAPAPFRETIARAAAALRDTTRQAPARLAAALAPDVLRALARHPLRELVTRSGKLPLQVERERALFGSWYEFFPRSEGAVVEPGRPPVSGTFRTAARRLPAIAAMGFDVVYLPPVHPIGTTFRKGPNNSLSPGPYDVGVPWAIGSPEGGHDAIHPDLGTFEDFDAFVDRARGLGMEVALDFALQCSPDHPWVQKHPDWFHYRSDGTIAYAENPPKKYQDIFPLAFDKDMPGLIAETTRILRLWMDHGVRIFRVDNPHTKPVVFWEKVIADINGTDPDVIFLAEAFTRPAMMHTLAAIGFQQSYTYFTWRNSKQELTEYAQELSGEAASYMRPNFFVNTPDILHAFLQEGGRPAFELRAVLAATLSPTWGVYSGYELCENTPLRAGSEEYLHSEKYQLRPRDWESAEREGRTIAPLITALNAIRRRNPALRTLRNVHFHHADQDAVLVYSKTAASAQGSNTVLVVVNLDPHHTQEATVSLDMPHLGIDRHASVPVRDELTGDTYHWGRTNYVRLEPGSTPAHILVLPPPATPR, encoded by the coding sequence ATGCCCGCAAAGCGATCTCCTTCGCACGCCTCGCGCACGCCCCGTAAGCCCGCGACACCACGCGCCACGATGGGCCGCATCCCCATCCGCGACGTCCGCCCCGTCGTCGAGGGCGGCCGGCGCCCCGCCAAGGCAGTGGCCGGCGAGACCTTCCTGGTCACGGCCACCGTGTTCCGCGAGGGGCACGACGCCGTCGCCGCGAACGTCGTGCTGCGCGGCCCCGACGGCGAGCCCGGCCCCTGGACGCCGATGCGCGAGCTGGCGCCCGGCACCGACCGCTGGGGCGCCGAAGTCACGCCGGACGCGCCAGGCCGCTGGACCTACCGGGTCGAGGCGTGGGGCGACCCCGTGACGACCTGGCGGCACACGGCGAAGATCAAGATTCCGGCGGGCATCGACTCCGAACTCGTCCTGGAGGACGGCGCGTTGCTGCACGAACGCGCCGCGAAGGGCGCCCCCGCACCTTTTCGCGAAACGATTGCGCGGGCCGCGGCCGCCCTCCGTGACACCACGCGCCAGGCCCCCGCCCGGCTCGCCGCCGCGCTCGCACCCGACGTCCTGCGGGCCCTCGCCCGCCACCCACTGCGCGAACTGGTCACGCGCAGCGGCAAGTTGCCCCTCCAGGTGGAGCGGGAGCGGGCCCTCTTCGGGTCCTGGTACGAGTTCTTCCCGCGCTCCGAGGGCGCCGTCGTCGAGCCCGGCCGGCCACCGGTGAGCGGCACCTTCCGCACGGCCGCCCGTCGCCTTCCGGCCATTGCCGCGATGGGCTTCGACGTCGTGTACCTGCCGCCCGTCCACCCCATCGGCACCACCTTCCGCAAGGGCCCCAACAACTCGCTCTCGCCCGGCCCGTACGACGTGGGCGTGCCCTGGGCGATCGGCTCGCCCGAGGGCGGCCACGACGCGATCCACCCGGACCTCGGCACCTTCGAGGACTTCGACGCGTTCGTGGACCGGGCGCGGGGGCTCGGCATGGAGGTCGCCCTCGACTTCGCGCTGCAGTGCTCGCCCGACCACCCGTGGGTGCAGAAGCACCCCGACTGGTTCCACTACCGCTCCGACGGCACCATCGCGTACGCCGAGAACCCGCCGAAGAAGTACCAGGACATCTTTCCCCTCGCCTTCGACAAGGACATGCCGGGGCTGATCGCCGAGACGACCCGGATCCTGCGCCTGTGGATGGACCACGGCGTCCGCATCTTCCGCGTGGACAACCCGCACACCAAGCCGGTCGTCTTCTGGGAGAAGGTCATCGCGGACATCAACGGCACCGACCCGGACGTGATCTTCCTGGCGGAGGCGTTCACCCGGCCCGCGATGATGCACACCCTCGCCGCGATCGGCTTCCAGCAGTCGTACACGTACTTCACCTGGCGCAATTCGAAGCAGGAACTCACCGAGTACGCCCAGGAGTTGAGCGGAGAAGCGGCCTCCTACATGCGGCCGAACTTCTTCGTGAACACCCCCGACATCCTGCACGCGTTCCTGCAGGAAGGCGGCCGCCCCGCCTTCGAGCTCCGCGCCGTCCTCGCCGCGACCCTCTCACCGACGTGGGGCGTCTACAGCGGCTACGAACTCTGCGAGAACACCCCGCTGCGCGCCGGAAGCGAGGAGTATCTCCACTCCGAGAAGTATCAACTCAGGCCCCGTGACTGGGAGTCGGCCGAACGAGAGGGCCGCACGATCGCCCCGCTGATCACCGCGCTCAACGCGATACGCCGCCGCAACCCGGCCCTGCGCACCCTGCGCAACGTGCACTTCCACCACGCCGACCAGGACGCGGTGCTCGTGTACTCCAAAACCGCCGCATCCGCACAGGGCTCGAACACGGTATTGGTGGTCGTGAACCTCGACCCGCACCACACCCAGGAGGCGACGGTGTCGTTGGACATGCCGCACCTGGGGATCGACCGGCACGCGTCCGTGCCGGTGCGGGACGAACTCACCGGCGACACCTATCACTGGGGCAGAACGAACTATGTGCGCCTAGAGCCGGGCAGCACGCCCGCGCACATCCTCGTCCTCCCGCCACCGGCCACGCCGCGATGA
- a CDS encoding maltokinase N-terminal cap-like domain-containing protein, producing the protein MSEAATRPAAPTAGESELLMSLDPLLREWLPRQRWFAGKGRPVTGFTLDSVTELLPDAALLHLLVRAHQPPADEEGPGDRYQLLIGTAEAAAPHLAPAVIGHITHGPLAGRTAYEALLDPRHSAVLLERLRIPGALGALRFHRGPHGEVPRDLAPRPLTAEQSNSSVVYGDTLIAKLFRRVVPGLNPDLELPLALAREGCDRVPAPVAWFETAGTQHTEPSTLGVVQPFLKGAADGWDLALKHVTNQQDFTAQARELGRATAEVHTALARALPTVTYTRAHIDQLAGSMTRRLEATAQQVPALLPYVDSLRTAFEALAQLGAEGRTWQAQRVHGDLHLGQCLREPSGTWKLIDFEGEPSRPLAERRLPHPVHRDIAGMLRSFDYASPQGDWSLSCRASYCAGYAEVAGTDPRTAPVLLRAYETDKAIYETLYEARHRPDWLEVPLTALKRLAGF; encoded by the coding sequence ATGTCGGAAGCCGCAACCCGGCCCGCCGCCCCGACGGCCGGAGAATCCGAACTGCTCATGTCGCTCGATCCGTTGCTGCGCGAATGGCTGCCGCGCCAGCGCTGGTTCGCCGGCAAGGGCCGTCCGGTCACCGGCTTCACCCTGGACTCCGTCACCGAACTGCTGCCGGACGCCGCGCTGTTGCACCTCCTCGTCCGCGCCCACCAGCCACCGGCCGACGAGGAGGGGCCCGGCGACCGCTACCAGCTGCTCATCGGCACCGCCGAGGCCGCCGCCCCGCACCTCGCGCCCGCGGTGATCGGTCACATCACGCACGGACCGCTGGCGGGCCGCACCGCGTACGAGGCGCTCCTGGACCCACGCCACAGCGCCGTCCTCCTGGAGCGGCTCCGAATACCCGGGGCGCTCGGCGCCCTCCGCTTCCACCGCGGGCCGCACGGCGAGGTGCCGCGCGATCTCGCGCCCCGCCCGCTGACCGCGGAGCAGTCCAACTCCTCGGTCGTGTACGGCGACACACTCATAGCCAAGCTGTTCCGCCGGGTCGTTCCCGGCCTCAACCCCGACCTCGAACTGCCGCTGGCGCTGGCCCGCGAGGGCTGCGACCGGGTGCCCGCGCCCGTCGCCTGGTTCGAGACGGCCGGAACGCAGCACACGGAACCCTCGACCCTCGGCGTCGTCCAGCCCTTCCTCAAGGGCGCGGCCGACGGCTGGGACCTCGCCCTCAAGCACGTCACCAACCAGCAGGACTTCACGGCGCAGGCCCGCGAACTCGGCCGCGCTACCGCCGAGGTGCACACCGCCCTGGCCCGCGCGCTGCCCACGGTCACGTACACGCGCGCCCACATCGACCAGCTCGCCGGGTCGATGACGCGCCGCCTGGAGGCGACGGCCCAGCAGGTCCCGGCCCTGCTCCCCTACGTGGACAGCCTCCGCACCGCCTTCGAAGCACTCGCCCAGCTCGGCGCCGAGGGCCGCACCTGGCAGGCCCAGCGGGTCCACGGCGACCTGCACCTGGGCCAGTGCCTGCGCGAGCCGTCCGGCACCTGGAAGCTGATCGACTTCGAGGGCGAACCGTCCCGCCCCCTCGCGGAACGCCGCCTGCCGCACCCCGTCCACCGCGACATCGCCGGCATGCTCCGCTCCTTCGACTACGCCTCCCCTCAAGGCGATTGGTCCCTCTCCTGCCGCGCCTCATACTGCGCCGGCTACGCGGAGGTGGCAGGCACCGACCCCCGCACGGCCCCGGTCCTCCTCCGCGCCTACGAAACCGACAAGGCCATCTACGAGACGTTGTACGAGGCCCGCCACAGGCCGGACTGGCTGGAGGTCCCACTAACCGCACTAAAACGCCTAGCCGGCTTCTAG
- the treS gene encoding maltose alpha-D-glucosyltransferase — protein sequence MMMNEPVPDTFEDTPAKDRDPDWFKRAVFYEVLVRSFQDSNGDGVGDLKGITAKLDYLQWLGVDCLWLPPFFKSPLRDGGYDVSDYTSVLPEFGDLADFVEFVDAAHQRGMRVIIDFVMNHTSDQHEWFQQSRSDPEGPYGDYYVWADDDKQYEDARIIFVDTEASNWTFDPVRKQYYWHRFFSHQPDLNYENPAVVEEILAALRFWLDLGIDGFRLDAVPYLYAEEGTNCENLPPTHELLKRVRKEIDSQYPDVVLLAEANQWPEDVVDYFGAPETGGDECHMAFHFPVMPRIFMAVRRESRYPVSEVLAKTPPIPSGCQWGIFLRNHDELTLEMVTDEERDYMYAEYAKDPRMRANIGIRRRLAPLLDNDRNQIELFTALLLSLPGTPILYYGDEIGMGDNIWLGDRDAVRTPMQWTPDRNAGFSSSDPGRLFLPTIMDPVYGYQVTNVEASMSSPSSLLHWTRRMIEIRKQNPAFGLGSYTELPSSNPAVLAFLREAPASEDGADDLVLCVHNFSRFAQPTELDLQSFNGRHPVELIGGVRFPAIGELPYLLTLAGHGFYWFRLRKD from the coding sequence ATGATGATGAATGAACCCGTCCCGGACACCTTCGAGGACACCCCTGCGAAGGACCGGGACCCTGATTGGTTCAAGCGCGCCGTCTTCTACGAGGTCCTGGTCCGCTCCTTCCAGGACAGCAACGGAGACGGCGTAGGCGACCTCAAGGGCATCACGGCGAAGCTGGACTATCTCCAGTGGCTGGGCGTCGACTGCCTCTGGCTGCCACCGTTCTTCAAGTCGCCGCTCAGGGACGGCGGTTACGACGTCTCGGACTACACGTCGGTGCTCCCCGAGTTCGGCGACCTGGCCGACTTCGTCGAGTTCGTGGACGCGGCCCACCAGCGCGGCATGCGCGTGATCATCGACTTCGTCATGAACCACACCAGCGACCAGCACGAGTGGTTCCAGCAGTCCCGCTCCGACCCCGAGGGGCCGTACGGCGACTACTACGTCTGGGCCGACGACGACAAGCAGTACGAGGACGCCCGCATCATCTTCGTGGACACCGAGGCGTCGAACTGGACCTTCGACCCGGTCCGCAAGCAGTACTACTGGCACCGCTTCTTCTCCCACCAGCCGGACCTCAACTACGAGAACCCGGCCGTCGTGGAGGAGATCCTCGCCGCCCTGCGCTTCTGGCTCGACCTCGGCATCGACGGCTTCCGCCTCGACGCGGTCCCGTACCTGTACGCCGAGGAGGGCACCAACTGCGAGAACCTCCCGCCCACGCACGAGCTGCTCAAGCGGGTCCGCAAGGAGATCGACTCCCAGTACCCGGACGTGGTGCTGCTCGCCGAGGCCAACCAGTGGCCGGAGGACGTCGTCGACTACTTCGGCGCGCCGGAAACCGGCGGCGACGAGTGCCACATGGCGTTCCACTTCCCGGTGATGCCGCGGATCTTCATGGCGGTGCGCCGCGAATCGCGCTACCCGGTCTCCGAGGTCCTCGCCAAGACCCCGCCGATCCCGTCCGGCTGCCAGTGGGGCATCTTCCTGCGCAACCACGACGAGCTGACCCTCGAAATGGTCACGGACGAAGAGCGCGACTACATGTACGCGGAGTACGCCAAGGACCCGCGGATGCGCGCCAACATCGGCATCCGCCGCCGCCTGGCCCCGCTCCTGGACAACGACCGCAACCAGATCGAGCTGTTCACGGCTCTCCTGCTCTCGCTCCCCGGCACGCCGATCCTCTACTACGGCGACGAGATCGGCATGGGCGACAACATCTGGCTCGGCGACCGCGACGCGGTGCGCACGCCGATGCAGTGGACCCCGGACAGGAACGCGGGCTTCTCCTCCAGCGACCCCGGCCGCCTCTTCCTCCCCACGATCATGGACCCGGTCTACGGCTACCAGGTCACGAACGTGGAGGCGTCGATGTCCTCCCCGTCGTCCCTGCTGCACTGGACCCGCCGGATGATCGAGATCCGCAAGCAGAACCCGGCGTTCGGCCTCGGCTCGTACACCGAACTCCCCTCCTCGAACCCGGCGGTGCTCGCCTTCCTGCGCGAGGCCCCCGCGAGCGAGGACGGAGCGGACGACCTGGTCCTGTGCGTGCACAACTTCTCCCGCTTCGCGCAGCCCACCGAACTGGACCTGCAGTCGTTCAACGGGCGGCATCCGGTGGAGCTGATCGGCGGGGTGCGGTTCCCGGCCATCGGCGAACTGCCGTACTTGCTGACGCTGGCGGGACACGGGTTCTACTGGTTCCGCCTCCGCAAGGACTGA